A single genomic interval of Nocardia bhagyanarayanae harbors:
- a CDS encoding LysR family transcriptional regulator — translation MDVDLRDLRYLIAVAEEANFTRAAARVFVSQPALSKQIRALERRLGFELFERTPRGVVLTAQGAELLPTAREMLERWDRAYPRAQAIGRPQTLVVGMQTAVGRDLQRRAISRFRAAAPDWTVSLRLVGWSDPTAGLADASSDIGLVWLPIPLDGLRTRVLRRESRGVMLPEGHPLADHATVAFTDLLDEPFVALPRAAGPLRDHWLAIDARDGHPVRVGAEATGADETFEAIASGLGVALVAAGNADLYRRPGLVFRPVDGLEPAELAVAWRGDDTRSATALFVDCLTEP, via the coding sequence ATGGACGTCGACCTGCGAGATCTGCGCTACCTGATCGCGGTGGCGGAGGAGGCCAACTTCACCAGGGCCGCGGCGCGGGTCTTCGTCTCGCAACCGGCGCTGTCCAAACAGATCCGAGCGCTGGAACGCCGCCTCGGCTTCGAGCTCTTCGAACGCACGCCGCGCGGCGTCGTGCTCACCGCGCAGGGCGCCGAGTTGCTGCCGACCGCGCGCGAGATGCTGGAACGCTGGGATCGCGCCTATCCGCGCGCCCAGGCGATCGGCCGCCCGCAGACTCTGGTGGTCGGCATGCAGACCGCGGTGGGTCGTGATCTGCAGCGCCGCGCCATCTCCCGGTTCCGTGCGGCGGCGCCCGACTGGACCGTCTCGCTGCGGCTGGTGGGCTGGTCGGATCCGACGGCGGGGCTCGCCGACGCGTCCAGCGATATCGGCCTCGTCTGGCTGCCCATCCCCCTCGACGGGCTGCGCACCCGGGTCCTGCGTCGCGAATCGCGCGGCGTGATGCTTCCCGAAGGGCACCCGCTCGCCGACCATGCGACGGTCGCGTTCACCGATCTGCTCGACGAACCGTTCGTCGCCCTGCCGCGCGCCGCCGGGCCGCTGCGCGATCACTGGCTGGCGATCGACGCCCGCGATGGACACCCGGTCCGCGTCGGCGCCGAGGCCACCGGGGCGGACGAGACGTTCGAGGCGATCGCCTCCGGACTGGGCGTCGCCTTGGTCGCGGCGGGCAACGCCGACCTCTATCGGAGGCCGGGCTTGGTGTTTCGCCCGGTCGACGGACTCGAGCCCGCCGAGCTGGCCGTCGCCTGGCGCGGCGACGACACCCGCTCGGCCACGGCGCTGTTCGTGGATTGTCTGACCGAGCCCTGA
- a CDS encoding aldo/keto reductase, producing the protein MTKIPVRHLGEIPVSAVGFGAMVLSPGMYGDIDDDRALAALRHAVDHGATLIDTSDGYGAEGHNEQLIGRAIRGRRDELTIATKFGFRIPEGAAAHKFPVGFAFGELAVNAEPRYVRGYAEQSLRNLGTDVIDLYYPHFPDPEVPIEDTAGAVGELVADGLVRYLGLSNVTAEQLRRAHAAHPVQVVQAEWSMWRPIDAELIAAARELGVGVVAWSPLGAGFLTGTVDRVGADDFRANLPRFDAANLAANNDSYAALQGIATELGISRSQLALAWLLHQDPHVVPIPGSRTPAHIEDNLFAANIGLHADTLRRIEQVLDSAEAVGATLLES; encoded by the coding sequence ATGACCAAGATCCCCGTGCGCCACCTCGGCGAAATCCCGGTTTCCGCAGTCGGTTTCGGCGCTATGGTGCTCTCGCCCGGCATGTACGGAGACATCGACGACGACCGCGCGCTCGCCGCGCTGCGCCACGCCGTCGACCACGGCGCCACGCTCATCGACACCAGCGACGGCTACGGCGCCGAGGGCCACAACGAACAACTGATCGGGCGCGCGATCCGCGGCCGCCGCGACGAGCTCACCATCGCCACCAAATTCGGCTTCCGCATTCCGGAAGGCGCCGCGGCGCACAAGTTCCCGGTGGGCTTCGCGTTCGGCGAGCTCGCGGTCAACGCCGAGCCGCGCTACGTGCGCGGATACGCCGAGCAGAGCCTGCGCAATCTCGGCACCGACGTGATCGACCTGTACTACCCGCATTTCCCCGATCCCGAGGTGCCGATCGAGGACACCGCGGGGGCGGTGGGCGAACTGGTGGCCGACGGCCTCGTGCGCTACCTCGGCCTGTCCAACGTCACCGCCGAGCAGTTGCGGCGCGCGCACGCGGCGCACCCGGTCCAGGTGGTGCAGGCGGAATGGTCGATGTGGCGTCCGATCGACGCCGAATTGATCGCGGCCGCCCGCGAATTGGGTGTCGGCGTCGTCGCGTGGAGTCCGCTCGGCGCGGGTTTCCTCACCGGAACGGTGGATCGAGTCGGCGCGGACGATTTCCGCGCCAACCTGCCCCGTTTCGACGCCGCCAATCTCGCCGCGAACAACGACTCCTACGCCGCGCTCCAGGGAATCGCCACCGAACTCGGCATCAGCCGAAGCCAATTGGCGCTCGCCTGGCTGCTGCACCAGGATCCGCACGTGGTGCCGATCCCGGGCAGCCGCACCCCCGCGCACATCGAGGACAACCTGTTCGCGGCGAACATCGGCCTGCACGCCGACACCCTGCGCCGGATCGAGCAGGTGCTCGACAGCGCGGAGGCGGTGGGGGCGACGTTGCTGGAGAGCTGA
- a CDS encoding LLM class F420-dependent oxidoreductase, translating to MQIGYKLAAEGFGPAELIRQAVQAERAGFDFVEISDHFHPWLDNQGHSPFAWTVLGAIAARTDRIGMATGVTCPILRYHPAIVAQAAATMALVSDGRFTLGVGSGERLNEHIVGLEFPDSVRVRHEMLREALEIIRLLWSGGYQSYSGKYLHLSDARIFDLPERLPVIAVAAGGSESAKLAAELGDGLFATDADPSIVRQYREHGGEGPRYAEVPLAWAPDEHTGAQAALETTRWALTGWKVMSELPNPVNFAAASATVREEDIRDHFTCGSDPDRYVEAVRAYTDAGFDHLVLQNAGPDPDGFLEFYRDELDQRLRGSLTPAASPS from the coding sequence ATGCAGATCGGATACAAGCTGGCGGCAGAGGGTTTCGGTCCCGCCGAACTGATCCGCCAGGCCGTGCAGGCCGAGCGCGCGGGTTTCGACTTCGTCGAGATCAGCGACCACTTCCATCCCTGGCTGGACAACCAGGGCCACTCGCCGTTCGCCTGGACCGTGCTCGGCGCCATCGCGGCGCGCACCGACCGCATCGGCATGGCCACCGGCGTCACCTGTCCGATCCTGCGCTACCACCCCGCGATCGTGGCCCAGGCCGCCGCCACCATGGCGCTGGTCTCCGACGGCCGTTTCACGCTCGGCGTCGGGTCCGGCGAACGGCTCAACGAGCACATCGTCGGACTCGAGTTCCCGGACTCGGTGCGGGTGCGCCACGAGATGCTGCGCGAAGCGCTCGAGATCATCCGGTTGCTCTGGAGCGGCGGCTATCAGTCGTATTCGGGCAAGTACCTGCATCTCTCGGACGCCAGGATCTTCGACCTGCCCGAGCGGCTTCCGGTGATCGCGGTCGCGGCGGGCGGGTCCGAATCGGCCAAGCTGGCCGCCGAACTCGGCGACGGCCTCTTCGCCACCGACGCCGACCCCTCGATCGTTCGGCAGTACCGCGAACACGGCGGCGAGGGGCCGCGCTACGCCGAGGTGCCGCTGGCCTGGGCGCCCGACGAACATACCGGTGCGCAGGCGGCACTGGAGACCACCCGCTGGGCGCTCACCGGGTGGAAGGTCATGAGCGAGCTACCCAACCCGGTCAACTTCGCCGCCGCCAGCGCAACGGTCCGCGAGGAGGACATCCGCGACCACTTCACCTGCGGCTCCGACCCGGACCGCTACGTGGAGGCCGTCCGCGCCTACACCGACGCGGGATTCGACCATCTCGTGCTGCAGAATGCCGGACCGGACCCGGACGGCTTCCTCGAGTTCTATCGCGACGAACTCGATCAGCGGCTGCGCGGTTCGCTCACCCCGGCCGCGAGTCCGAGCTGA
- a CDS encoding glycosyltransferase codes for MIGYYIHHHGSGHLVRARRISACLAQPVTALTSLTLSDDDVFDDVVHLPAGNLAATVRDPTASGVLHWAPRHDRRLAERMAAVAAWIAATRPDALVVDVSVEVALLARLHGVPVICMALPGARTDPAHQLVHRIAERLIAAWPRELYDPSWLRPYADKTRYVGGITRFDGRPPLFAARDERPTVLVVGGAGGAAFTAGMVRACALRHNQFHWRGIGLGDWVDDPWPELCRADVIVTHAGQGAIADVAAAGKPAVVVPAPRPFDEQLATARTLASAGMALTVDRWPDLEDWPGLLARARELDTGRWRAWQTRGAGVRAAAAIGEVVAERLRSAS; via the coding sequence GTGATCGGTTACTACATCCACCACCACGGCTCGGGACACCTCGTCCGGGCTCGCCGCATCAGCGCCTGCCTCGCGCAGCCGGTCACGGCGCTGACCTCGCTGACCCTTTCCGACGACGACGTCTTCGACGACGTCGTGCACCTGCCCGCCGGCAACCTCGCCGCGACGGTCCGCGATCCCACCGCGTCGGGCGTCCTGCACTGGGCGCCGCGCCATGATCGCAGGCTGGCCGAGCGGATGGCCGCGGTCGCGGCGTGGATCGCGGCGACGCGGCCGGACGCGCTGGTGGTGGACGTGTCAGTGGAGGTGGCGCTGCTGGCCCGCCTGCACGGGGTGCCCGTCATCTGCATGGCGCTGCCGGGCGCCCGCACCGATCCGGCCCACCAGCTGGTGCACCGCATCGCCGAACGCCTGATCGCGGCGTGGCCGCGCGAACTCTACGACCCGTCGTGGCTGCGCCCGTACGCGGACAAGACCCGCTATGTCGGCGGCATCACCCGATTCGACGGCCGCCCCCCGCTGTTCGCGGCGCGCGACGAACGCCCGACGGTGCTGGTCGTCGGCGGCGCGGGCGGCGCCGCGTTCACGGCGGGGATGGTGCGCGCCTGCGCCCTGCGACACAACCAATTTCACTGGCGCGGTATCGGATTGGGCGATTGGGTGGACGACCCGTGGCCGGAGTTGTGCCGGGCCGACGTGATCGTGACGCACGCGGGGCAGGGCGCGATCGCCGATGTCGCCGCCGCGGGCAAACCCGCCGTGGTGGTTCCCGCGCCGCGCCCGTTCGACGAGCAACTGGCCACCGCGCGCACGCTCGCGTCGGCGGGCATGGCGCTGACGGTGGACCGCTGGCCCGATCTCGAGGACTGGCCCGGCTTGCTCGCGCGGGCCCGCGAGCTGGACACCGGCCGCTGGCGCGCATGGCAGACCCGTGGCGCCGGGGTGCGCGCGGCCGCGGCGATCGGCGAGGTCGTCGCCGAGCGGCTGCGGTCGGCCTCGTGA
- a CDS encoding iron-containing redox enzyme family protein, with translation MTATMVPKAHPMPEPRGELSAAVVELLRGAPGQSVPRAGSTDPFDEDLLLALHTCYELHYYGFAAVDPGWEWDPGLLGLRAEMEQRLLRGLRDAVPGGTDLEGELEELLVTPVEASGPSQFLLDRGEWWQMREYLVHRSLYHHKEADPYAWAIPRLRGQAKASLVAVEFDEFGGGRGERVHAKLYADLMAAAGLNPDYLHYLDVIPAPMFALMDTISLFGLHRELRGALVGHFATVEISSPPGARRMVEALRRLDADPACTLFYREHVEADAVHEQVMRRDVIGDLLAQEPALTESVVFGIQATNFLEDRFAEHVLGCWEAGRGSLRDGEPGSVGAHD, from the coding sequence ATGACAGCGACCATGGTCCCGAAAGCCCACCCCATGCCCGAGCCGCGCGGCGAGCTGTCCGCGGCGGTGGTCGAGCTGCTGCGCGGCGCGCCGGGGCAGTCCGTACCGCGGGCCGGGTCGACGGATCCGTTCGACGAGGATCTGCTGCTCGCCCTGCACACCTGCTACGAGCTGCACTACTACGGCTTCGCGGCGGTCGATCCCGGCTGGGAGTGGGATCCCGGTCTGCTCGGGCTGCGCGCGGAGATGGAACAGCGGCTGCTCCGCGGGCTGCGCGACGCCGTCCCCGGCGGGACCGACCTGGAAGGGGAACTCGAAGAGCTGCTCGTCACGCCGGTCGAGGCGAGCGGGCCGAGCCAGTTCCTGCTCGATCGCGGCGAATGGTGGCAGATGCGCGAGTACCTGGTGCACCGTTCGCTCTACCACCACAAAGAGGCAGATCCGTACGCGTGGGCGATTCCGCGGCTGCGCGGTCAGGCGAAGGCGTCGCTGGTCGCGGTCGAGTTCGACGAGTTCGGCGGCGGGCGCGGCGAACGCGTGCACGCCAAGCTGTACGCCGATCTGATGGCCGCGGCGGGCCTGAATCCGGACTATCTGCACTATCTGGACGTGATTCCGGCGCCGATGTTCGCGCTGATGGACACGATCTCGCTGTTCGGGCTGCACCGTGAGCTGCGCGGGGCGCTGGTCGGTCATTTCGCGACCGTGGAGATCAGCTCGCCGCCGGGGGCGCGGCGGATGGTGGAGGCGCTGCGCCGTCTCGACGCCGACCCCGCCTGCACGCTGTTCTACCGCGAGCATGTGGAGGCCGACGCGGTGCACGAACAGGTCATGCGCCGCGACGTGATCGGCGACCTGCTCGCCCAGGAGCCCGCGTTGACCGAATCGGTGGTATTCGGGATCCAGGCGACGAACTTCCTCGAGGACCGGTTCGCCGAGCATGTGCTGGGCTGCTGGGAGGCGGGACGCGGTTCGCTGCGTGACGGTGAGCCGGGTTCGGTGGGCGCGCACGATTAG
- a CDS encoding HemK2/MTQ2 family protein methyltransferase has product MTVSRVRWARTISSAHFGYPAYVMLLRPPWVYRPQTDTWLLAKALSEAGIPRGGHVLDVCTGSGALAIAAARGGASAVTAVDISRSAAASAWLNCRIRGIEAEVIRGDFSCALRGRRFDLVLANPPYVPAPAGAGRRGPARAWNAGVSGRGALDRLCRMMPELLKPRGAALVVHSILSDPDSTLTQLRDTGLKAAIVARHTVPFGPVLRERADWLASIGLIEPGQDKEDLVVIRADRIRK; this is encoded by the coding sequence GTGACGGTGAGCCGGGTTCGGTGGGCGCGCACGATTAGTTCGGCTCATTTCGGCTATCCGGCGTACGTGATGTTGCTTCGCCCGCCATGGGTCTATCGCCCGCAAACGGATACCTGGCTGCTGGCCAAGGCGCTGTCCGAGGCGGGCATTCCGCGCGGTGGGCATGTGCTCGACGTGTGCACCGGAAGCGGGGCGCTGGCCATCGCGGCCGCGCGCGGCGGAGCCTCGGCGGTCACGGCCGTGGACATCTCCCGCTCCGCGGCGGCGTCGGCGTGGCTGAACTGCCGGATCAGGGGTATCGAGGCCGAGGTGATCCGTGGCGACTTCAGCTGCGCGCTGCGCGGACGTCGCTTCGATCTCGTCCTCGCCAACCCGCCCTACGTCCCCGCGCCGGCGGGCGCGGGGCGACGCGGTCCGGCGCGGGCCTGGAACGCGGGAGTATCGGGGCGCGGCGCGCTCGACCGGCTGTGCCGGATGATGCCGGAGCTGCTGAAACCCCGGGGCGCGGCGCTGGTCGTGCACTCGATCCTTTCCGATCCGGACAGCACGCTGACCCAATTGCGTGACACCGGTTTGAAAGCCGCGATCGTGGCCCGCCACACCGTCCCCTTCGGGCCGGTGCTGCGCGAGCGCGCCGACTGGCTCGCCTCGATCGGGCTCATCGAACCCGGCCAGGACAAGGAAGATCTGGTGGTGATCCGTGCCGATCGAATCCGAAAGTGA
- a CDS encoding CDGSH iron-sulfur domain-containing protein translates to MPIESESEPRRVTFTDDGPALVEGPVELVTADGRTIRCDRFQVAICLCRRSANYPLCDTSHRKHRRATA, encoded by the coding sequence GTGCCGATCGAATCCGAAAGTGAGCCCAGGCGAGTCACTTTCACCGACGACGGGCCCGCGCTCGTCGAGGGCCCGGTGGAACTCGTCACCGCCGACGGCAGGACGATCCGCTGCGACCGCTTCCAGGTCGCGATCTGCCTGTGCCGCCGCTCCGCGAACTACCCCCTGTGTGACACCAGCCACCGCAAACACCGCCGCGCCACCGCCTGA
- a CDS encoding thiamine pyrophosphate-requiring protein, whose translation MGQQVGDYVVRRLREWGVQQVFGYPGDGINGLVAAFGRADDDPAFIQARHEEMSAFEATGYAKFSGNAGVCTATSGPGAIHLLNGLYDAKLDHVPVVAIVGQTARSAMGGSYQQEVDLQNLFQDVAEYVVEVNVASQLPNALDRAFRVAITRRAPTVVIIPSDLQEEEYEPPEHAFKQVPSSPPGALPPARVIPSSDEIRRAAEILDAGSRVAILIGQGARSAAAEVVEIADRTGAGVAKALLGKDVLPDDLPFVTGPIGLLGSRPSYELMRDCDTLLIVGSNFPYSQFLPEFGQARAVQIDIDGTMIGMRYPTEVNLIGDAKSTLAELVPLIQRKTDRSWRETVEKNVARWWQTLERQSMLDARPLNPMRVVWELSERIPENAIVTADSGSSTNWYARCLRFRGQMRGSLSGTLATMGPGVPYAIGAKFAHPDRPAIALVGDGAMQMNGLAELLTIARYRRRWSDPRLIVCVFHNNDLNQVTWELRAMGGSPKFEESQSLPEVSYAEVARVMGLAAITVEAPEDLGPAWDRALNADGPVLLDVLCDPEVPPIPPHATWEQLKDTAEAVLRGDPEARRFITQGMKAKAQEFIRRS comes from the coding sequence ATGGGTCAACAGGTCGGCGACTACGTCGTGCGACGACTGCGCGAATGGGGTGTCCAACAGGTCTTCGGATATCCCGGTGACGGCATCAACGGCTTGGTCGCCGCCTTCGGGCGGGCCGACGACGACCCGGCCTTCATCCAGGCCAGGCACGAGGAGATGTCGGCCTTCGAGGCCACCGGCTACGCGAAATTCAGCGGCAACGCCGGTGTCTGCACCGCCACCTCGGGGCCGGGCGCGATCCATCTGCTGAACGGCCTCTACGACGCCAAGCTCGATCACGTTCCGGTGGTGGCGATCGTCGGGCAAACCGCGCGCAGCGCCATGGGCGGCAGCTACCAGCAGGAAGTGGATCTGCAGAATCTGTTCCAGGACGTCGCCGAGTACGTGGTCGAGGTCAATGTCGCCAGTCAGTTGCCCAACGCGCTCGACCGCGCCTTCCGCGTCGCCATCACGCGGCGCGCGCCGACGGTGGTGATCATTCCCTCCGATCTCCAGGAGGAGGAGTACGAGCCACCCGAGCACGCGTTCAAGCAGGTGCCCTCCAGCCCGCCGGGCGCGCTGCCGCCCGCGCGGGTGATCCCGTCGAGCGACGAGATCCGGCGCGCCGCGGAGATCCTCGACGCCGGATCCCGTGTCGCGATCCTGATCGGCCAGGGCGCGCGCTCGGCTGCCGCGGAGGTCGTGGAGATCGCCGACCGCACCGGTGCGGGCGTGGCGAAGGCGCTGCTCGGCAAGGACGTGCTCCCCGACGACCTGCCGTTCGTCACCGGGCCGATCGGATTGCTCGGCAGCAGGCCGAGCTACGAGCTGATGCGCGACTGCGACACCCTGCTGATCGTCGGCTCCAACTTCCCCTACTCGCAGTTCCTGCCCGAGTTCGGTCAGGCGCGTGCGGTGCAGATCGATATCGACGGCACCATGATCGGCATGCGGTACCCGACCGAGGTGAATCTGATCGGCGACGCGAAATCCACACTGGCCGAGTTGGTTCCGCTGATCCAGCGCAAGACCGATCGGTCGTGGCGGGAGACGGTGGAGAAGAATGTGGCCCGCTGGTGGCAGACGCTCGAACGCCAGTCCATGCTGGACGCGCGCCCGCTCAACCCGATGCGCGTGGTCTGGGAACTGTCCGAACGCATTCCCGAGAACGCCATAGTCACGGCGGATTCGGGCTCCTCGACCAACTGGTATGCCCGGTGCCTGCGCTTCCGCGGCCAGATGCGCGGCTCGCTGTCCGGCACGCTGGCGACGATGGGTCCGGGCGTCCCGTACGCCATCGGCGCGAAGTTCGCCCACCCGGACCGGCCCGCGATCGCACTGGTCGGCGACGGCGCGATGCAGATGAACGGGCTCGCCGAACTGCTCACCATCGCCCGCTACCGGCGCAGGTGGTCGGATCCGCGGCTGATCGTCTGCGTCTTCCACAACAACGATCTCAACCAGGTCACCTGGGAGCTGCGCGCGATGGGCGGCTCGCCGAAATTCGAGGAGTCCCAATCGCTTCCGGAGGTCTCCTACGCGGAGGTCGCCCGGGTCATGGGGTTGGCCGCGATCACCGTCGAGGCGCCCGAGGACCTGGGTCCGGCCTGGGATCGCGCACTGAATGCCGACGGTCCGGTGCTGCTCGACGTGCTGTGCGATCCCGAGGTGCCGCCCATTCCACCGCACGCCACCTGGGAGCAGTTGAAGGACACCGCCGAAGCCGTGCTGCGCGGCGATCCCGAGGCCAGGCGGTTCATCACCCAGGGCATGAAAGCCAAAGCGCAGGAATTCATCAGGAGGAGTTGA
- a CDS encoding glucose 1-dehydrogenase translates to MGFPEQQQEVPGVQARMTPVPDCGEDSYRGSGKLTGKAAVITGADSGIGRAVAIAFAREGADVLISYLDEDEDAKQVADLVTQAGRKAVLVAGDLADPAHCRAVIDRAVQEFGKVDVLVSNAAYQMTHETLEEISDEEFDHTFKLNVGAYFYLVKAALPHMPSGSSIIGSSSVNSDMPSPTLAPYAATKAAIANFSASLAQLLGERGIRVNSVAPGPIWTPLIPSTMPVEKVKKFGDDTPLGRAGQPAELAAAYVLLASDDGSYISGARLAVTGGRPIL, encoded by the coding sequence ATGGGTTTTCCGGAGCAGCAGCAAGAGGTCCCCGGGGTCCAGGCCAGGATGACGCCGGTGCCGGACTGCGGCGAGGACAGCTACCGCGGTTCGGGCAAGCTCACCGGTAAGGCAGCGGTGATCACCGGCGCCGACAGCGGCATCGGGCGCGCGGTGGCGATCGCGTTCGCCAGGGAAGGCGCCGACGTGCTGATCTCCTATCTCGACGAGGACGAGGACGCGAAGCAGGTCGCCGACCTCGTGACCCAGGCGGGCCGCAAGGCCGTGCTGGTCGCGGGCGATCTCGCCGATCCCGCGCATTGCCGCGCCGTCATCGATCGCGCCGTGCAGGAGTTCGGCAAGGTGGACGTGCTGGTCAGCAACGCCGCCTACCAGATGACCCACGAGACCCTCGAGGAGATCTCCGACGAGGAGTTCGACCACACCTTCAAGCTGAACGTCGGCGCGTACTTCTATCTCGTGAAAGCCGCGCTCCCGCATATGCCTTCGGGCTCGTCGATCATCGGCAGCTCGTCGGTGAACTCGGACATGCCCTCGCCGACGCTGGCGCCCTACGCTGCGACCAAGGCGGCCATCGCGAACTTCTCCGCCAGCCTCGCGCAGCTGTTGGGGGAGCGCGGGATCCGGGTCAACAGCGTCGCGCCGGGACCGATCTGGACGCCGCTGATCCCGTCGACCATGCCGGTGGAGAAGGTCAAGAAATTCGGCGACGACACGCCGCTGGGGCGGGCGGGACAGCCTGCCGAACTCGCGGCGGCCTACGTCCTGCTCGCCTCCGACGACGGCAGCTACATCTCGGGCGCGCGGCTCGCCGTGACCGGCGGGCGGCCGATCCTCTGA
- a CDS encoding RNA polymerase sigma factor SigF yields MKHESTVGTADDAARTDTYDNVEPWFEKLASLEENDPHRQRLREDIVRMCLPLAEHIARRFAGRGEAFDDLHQIARLGLVQAVDRFDVSRGSSFLSFAVPTVMGEVRRHFRDRTWSVRVPRRLKEIQQLIGPATDTLAQRLGRMPTARELAAELDVELTEITQALVASNGYQAGSLDATSRDNDDDGSPRAAVETLGAEEPCYRLLEDAMAVRPLIAELPERERQVLVMRFFENRTQAQIAERLGVSQMQISRILAKTLKTLRDRALGDDTEYVAA; encoded by the coding sequence ATGAAGCATGAATCGACCGTGGGCACCGCGGACGACGCCGCCCGGACGGACACCTACGACAACGTCGAGCCGTGGTTCGAGAAGCTGGCGAGCCTGGAGGAGAACGACCCGCACCGGCAGCGGCTGCGGGAGGACATCGTCCGTATGTGCCTGCCGCTGGCCGAACACATCGCGCGTCGCTTCGCGGGCCGCGGCGAGGCGTTCGACGACCTGCACCAAATCGCCCGCCTCGGGTTGGTGCAGGCCGTGGACCGCTTCGACGTCTCCCGCGGGAGCTCCTTCCTGTCGTTCGCGGTGCCGACCGTGATGGGGGAGGTGCGGCGGCACTTCCGCGATCGCACCTGGTCGGTGCGAGTGCCGCGGCGTCTCAAGGAGATTCAGCAGCTGATCGGCCCCGCCACCGACACGCTCGCGCAGCGGCTCGGCCGCATGCCCACCGCCCGCGAACTCGCCGCCGAACTGGATGTGGAGCTCACCGAGATCACCCAGGCGCTGGTCGCGAGCAATGGCTACCAGGCGGGCTCGCTGGACGCCACGTCGCGCGACAACGACGACGACGGCTCGCCGCGCGCCGCTGTGGAGACCCTCGGCGCGGAGGAGCCCTGCTATCGGCTGCTGGAGGACGCGATGGCCGTGCGTCCGCTCATCGCCGAACTGCCGGAGCGGGAACGCCAAGTGCTCGTCATGCGATTCTTCGAGAACCGGACCCAGGCCCAGATCGCCGAGCGTCTCGGGGTGTCGCAGATGCAGATCTCGCGCATCCTCGCCAAGACGTTGAAGACATTGCGCGACCGGGCGCTCGGCGACGACACCGAGTACGTGGCGGCCTGA
- a CDS encoding LppA family lipoprotein — protein MTTGPRRQPAALRSIAALAVACLTTGGCATLLGDPAPPPSADEIAAVTAELTELPSSEVAEQQVASVVEQIAAAAAALEPALRWSRIDDRAIGPCYGPYAHTGGRRVVLPRYRTDGSLPAAAWPGFQETARALAASVGATDMLPGGSSSPDRHVTFEGGDGARWDSNTELSILADARSMTITATVGCRLPADDRPGA, from the coding sequence ATGACGACCGGACCGCGGCGGCAGCCCGCCGCACTGCGCTCGATCGCCGCACTGGCGGTCGCCTGTCTGACGACCGGCGGCTGCGCGACCCTGCTCGGTGATCCCGCTCCGCCGCCTTCCGCCGACGAGATCGCGGCGGTCACAGCCGAATTGACCGAATTGCCGTCTTCCGAGGTCGCCGAACAACAGGTCGCGTCGGTCGTCGAACAGATCGCGGCCGCCGCCGCGGCGCTCGAACCCGCGCTGCGGTGGAGTCGGATCGACGACCGCGCGATCGGGCCCTGCTACGGGCCTTACGCGCACACCGGCGGCAGGCGCGTCGTCCTGCCGCGCTACCGCACCGACGGTTCGCTGCCCGCGGCGGCGTGGCCGGGCTTTCAGGAGACGGCCCGCGCGCTGGCCGCGTCCGTCGGGGCGACGGACATGCTGCCGGGCGGTAGCTCGTCACCCGACCGGCACGTCACCTTCGAGGGCGGCGACGGCGCGCGGTGGGACAGCAACACGGAGCTGTCGATCCTCGCGGACGCTCGGTCGATGACGATCACCGCGACCGTGGGTTGCCGTCTGCCGGCCGACGATCGACCGGGCGCGTAG